GGTGCCGCATTTTCAAAGCGCACTAATATCGAGCGGCTGTTCCGCGATGCGCACGCGGGTGCGGTCATGGCGCCGACGGGCGACGTCCTGCGCGAGTTCATTGCGCGGGCGATCCTGGGGATGCCGCTCTTCTGACCGTGAACGCCCCAGCATGAGCGGGCCGGGCGAGGCCGAACGCTTCATCGATCGAAGAATTCGTTTCGATCGCAGCGCAATTTACCGGGAAGGCGATCATGGGCCAAACAATTTGGGTGGGTGCGGTCGCATACGATCCGAAGGTCGTCACGATCTGGGAAGGCATGCGGCGCTATTTTCACGAGGAGGCGCACTTGCCGGTCGAGGTCGTGTTGTTCCAGAGCTACGAAGCGCAGGTGAGCGCCCTCCTTGCGGGCCGCGACGACAACGCGCCGCGCATCGACATTGCGTGGAATACGAACCTCGCATATTTGCAGGCCGAGGCATGGAGCGACCGTCGTTGCCGCCCAATCGCCATGCGCGACACGGATCTCGGCTGGATGACCAAGATCGTCGCCGTCAACGGGGGTCCGGTCAGGGGGCTTGCCGACCTCAGGGATCGAACGTTGGCGCTCGGCAGCCGCGATAGCGGCCATGCCGCAATCCTTCCGGTCCATTTTCTCGGGCGCGAAGGCTTGGCCGAGGGGCGAGACTACCGCGTGCTGCGCTTCGACAGCGACGTGGGCAAGCATGGGGACACCGGCACGAGCGAAGCCGACGTCGTCCGCGCGGTCCTGGACGGTCGCGCCGATGCCGGCGCCATCGGCAGTCCGTTCTGGAAGTCGGTGCGTAGCGAACGCTTGGTGCCGGAAGGTGCGCTGATCGAGATCTGGTCGTCCCCACCTTACAATCACTGCATGTTCACGGCCCGTCCCGACTTCGACCCGGATTTGGAGCGACGGTTTGCCGA
The DNA window shown above is from Alphaproteobacteria bacterium and carries:
- a CDS encoding PhnD/SsuA/transferrin family substrate-binding protein; amino-acid sequence: MGQTIWVGAVAYDPKVVTIWEGMRRYFHEEAHLPVEVVLFQSYEAQVSALLAGRDDNAPRIDIAWNTNLAYLQAEAWSDRRCRPIAMRDTDLGWMTKIVAVNGGPVRGLADLRDRTLALGSRDSGHAAILPVHFLGREGLAEGRDYRVLRFDSDVGKHGDTGTSEADVVRAVLDGRADAGAIGSPFWKSVRSERLVPEGALIEIWSSPPYNHCMFTARPDFDPDLERRFAEALSGMNYDNPSHRAVLDAEGLRRWVEPHLSGYDSLREASARQGFLKRPAAPVAKL